Genomic DNA from Mesotoga sp. UBA6090:
AACGAATATTCCGGCTCCGCTAGACACCCCGAAGGTGAGAATATTGAGGATAAAGACCACCTGATTCACCAGACCCACTGAAGCTATTGCGGTTGTACCTAATTGACCAATCATAAGATTGTCAACAAGATTGAGGCCGGTAGATATGAGATTTTGAAGTGTTATAGGTATCGCAATGGAAAGCATTCGCTTTGTGAAATCCTTCATAACAACCTCCGAAAGAAATGAACCGTAGAATTATACAGCTATTTCTTGAGATAGGCAATAGTACGATAATCGAATTAGTATAAGCATTATGAATTGCTATAATGATGATGATAAGTATTTCACATTAGAGAGGGGTGTTTTTGTGAAGAAAATAGGAATAATTATTTGTGGTCGCTATCAGAGTTGTGGGGGAGGGAAATGTCTCAGGGCAATGAGAGAACATGTGGGTGGTTTTTCCATCTATCCTGATGAAGAAGAACTGGTTCTTGTCGGTTATTCTTATTGCGGGGGCTGCCCGGGGGGTAACGTAGAATACGTGCCTCAAGAAATGATGAAGAACGGAGCCGAGGTTATTCATCTTGCAACGGGAATGGTGGTGGGTTATCCCCCTTGTCCGCGATTAAGTC
This window encodes:
- a CDS encoding CGGC domain-containing protein, translated to MKKIGIIICGRYQSCGGGKCLRAMREHVGGFSIYPDEEELVLVGYSYCGGCPGGNVEYVPQEMMKNGAEVIHLATGMVVGYPPCPRLSQFKEFIESYYEIPVVIGTHPIPMKYLTAHEKLSFWEKSNMYSKAEHLIKEDREIMKAYD